The following proteins are encoded in a genomic region of Pelodictyon phaeoclathratiforme BU-1:
- a CDS encoding (2Fe-2S) ferredoxin domain-containing protein — MDKPKHHILVCASFRAQGTPQGICHKKESLSLIPYIESELSDRGMTDVTVSATGCLNLCEKGPVLVVYPENFWYGEVDGEEKIDEILDALEEGEACEAHLIS; from the coding sequence ATGGACAAACCAAAACATCACATTCTTGTCTGCGCAAGCTTCCGGGCACAGGGAACACCTCAGGGAATCTGTCACAAAAAAGAGTCGCTCAGCCTGATTCCCTATATCGAAAGCGAACTCTCCGACCGCGGCATGACCGACGTCACTGTCTCGGCAACAGGGTGCCTCAACCTTTGTGAAAAAGGGCCGGTTTTGGTGGTCTATCCTGAAAATTTCTGGTACGGCGAAGTGGACGGCGAGGAGAAAATCGACGAAATCCTCGACGCTCTTGAAGAGGGGGAAGCCTGCGAAGCACACCTGATAAGCTGA
- the htpX gene encoding protease HtpX: MKRVILFLLTNFAVMLVLSVTARILGVDRFLTSNGLNMGMLLVFAALIGFGGSFISLLMSKTMAKWSTGAQVIKQPSSQEEVWLVETVRRLSTKAGFAMPEVAIYDGAPNAFATGPSKSRSLVAVSTGLLHSMDRKQVEAVLAHEVSHINNGDMVTLTLIQGVLNTFVIFLSRIIAYAVDSFLRRDEDESGSPGIGYWISSIACEILFGILASIVVMFFSRKREYRADAGAAALMGDRRPMIDALRALGNLDAGQLPKEMAASGIAGGGMMALFSSHPPLESRIAALESAR, from the coding sequence ATGAAACGGGTGATTCTTTTTTTGTTGACAAACTTTGCCGTGATGCTGGTGCTGTCGGTCACTGCCCGTATTCTGGGTGTTGACCGCTTTTTGACCAGCAATGGATTGAATATGGGTATGCTGCTGGTATTTGCTGCCCTGATTGGCTTTGGTGGCTCCTTTATTTCGCTCCTGATGTCCAAAACCATGGCGAAATGGAGCACTGGCGCACAGGTTATCAAACAGCCTTCCAGCCAGGAGGAGGTATGGCTTGTGGAGACTGTGAGAAGACTTTCCACTAAAGCCGGTTTCGCAATGCCCGAGGTGGCCATTTATGATGGCGCTCCCAATGCCTTTGCCACAGGCCCAAGCAAGTCCAGATCGCTGGTGGCGGTCTCGACCGGACTGTTGCACAGCATGGATCGCAAACAGGTGGAAGCCGTATTGGCTCACGAGGTTTCCCATATCAACAACGGCGACATGGTGACCCTGACGCTGATACAGGGAGTGCTCAATACTTTCGTGATCTTTCTGTCGCGTATCATTGCCTATGCGGTGGACAGCTTTCTTCGCAGGGACGAAGATGAGTCGGGCAGTCCGGGCATTGGCTATTGGATCAGCAGTATTGCATGTGAAATCCTCTTCGGTATTCTGGCCAGCATTGTTGTCATGTTCTTTTCACGCAAGCGGGAATACCGGGCCGATGCGGGAGCGGCTGCACTGATGGGTGACCGGCGTCCGATGATTGACGCCCTGCGTGCCCTGGGGAACCTCGATGCCGGTCAGTTGCCGAAAGAGATGGCAGCCAGTGGGATTGCCGGCGGTGGCATGATGGCGCTTTTCAGCAGCCACCCGCCCCTTGAATCCCGGATTGCAGCGCTGGAATCGGCACGTTGA
- a CDS encoding DUF6088 family protein: MKKLQETLLFKMSSRIRRKRNDVLVRQDFLDLGGYDQVGRCLLRLVKEGTLIKIGQGIYVRATLSPIDARPSLPKSLNSLVLEALKKLDIPTGPTAMEIKYNAGNTTQVPTGRVIGVRKRVRRRIGFSGYSMRFEHAD, from the coding sequence ATGAAAAAGTTACAAGAGACACTGCTCTTCAAGATGAGCAGCCGCATCAGGCGCAAGCGCAATGACGTTCTTGTGCGACAAGATTTTCTTGATCTTGGAGGCTATGATCAGGTTGGCCGCTGCCTGCTTCGGTTGGTTAAAGAGGGAACACTTATCAAAATTGGCCAAGGCATTTATGTGCGTGCGACTCTCTCACCGATTGATGCCCGTCCCTCCTTGCCCAAAAGCCTTAACAGTCTGGTACTGGAGGCACTGAAGAAGCTGGATATTCCTACAGGCCCAACAGCAATGGAAATCAAGTACAATGCGGGCAACACGACTCAGGTTCCAACAGGTCGCGTGATCGGTGTGCGAAAACGTGTTCGTCGCCGTATTGGATTCAGCGGGTATAGCATGAGGTTTGAACATGCCGATTAA
- a CDS encoding cytochrome b/b6 domain-containing protein, which produces MKKIYLYARFQRFWHWMQAFIIFSLLITGLEVHGLFNLMGYETAFHVHNLFAWGLASFILLAFFWYITTGDFRQYLTEGNLLEKIMMQARYYLIGIFKNEPHPFKKNEISRLNPLQRITYLMLTLVGLPLQIIFGFAYYYFNELVAAGMNPGWIEPIALIHTFLAYMLVGFVIMHIYMTTTGHTPTSNIKAMITGWEEVEE; this is translated from the coding sequence ATGAAAAAAATCTACCTTTATGCAAGATTTCAACGTTTCTGGCACTGGATGCAGGCGTTCATCATCTTCTCGCTCCTGATTACCGGTCTCGAAGTGCATGGACTGTTTAACCTCATGGGATACGAAACCGCATTCCACGTACACAACCTCTTTGCCTGGGGCCTTGCAAGCTTTATCCTCCTGGCATTTTTCTGGTACATCACAACAGGTGATTTCCGCCAGTATCTGACCGAAGGAAACCTGCTTGAAAAAATAATGATGCAGGCTCGCTACTATCTGATCGGGATCTTCAAAAACGAACCGCATCCGTTCAAAAAAAATGAAATTTCACGGCTCAATCCGCTGCAGCGCATTACCTATCTGATGCTGACGCTCGTAGGATTACCGCTGCAGATCATTTTCGGGTTTGCCTACTACTACTTCAACGAACTTGTTGCAGCAGGCATGAACCCCGGCTGGATTGAGCCTATTGCCCTTATTCATACCTTTCTGGCATACATGCTTGTCGGGTTTGTCATCATGCATATCTATATGACCACAACCGGCCATACCCCGACATCCAACATCAAGGCAATGATCACGGGTTGGGAAGAAGTTGAAGAGTGA
- a CDS encoding nucleotidyl transferase AbiEii/AbiGii toxin family protein: MPINQVLPTKTAIERAAGILVTTDEAFIEKDWHVVRALTLLNGLHIQGLQLAFGGGTSLAKAGLIKRFSEDVDFKATITPAGHKYYRETRKKIIAALEDGGLVLVAKPMVRDGSRFFSLELDYGATFMRNQRLRTHIRVEVRFVAPQMPVVFKPVQSLLRFTEGQPAEIGSMPYIDPVEIAADKLSALSWRLLDEEERQDKTLIRHVHDLAALETLIASNVKFPDLVRQSIAGDYNRSDIPQEQRLRGVMTNLQNAVWKEAYQSFVQDMSFARDDEIIPYESALDACERLVYLVDR, translated from the coding sequence ATGCCGATTAATCAAGTTCTACCAACAAAAACGGCCATTGAACGTGCTGCTGGTATACTCGTTACAACTGACGAAGCCTTTATTGAGAAAGATTGGCATGTGGTTCGAGCGCTTACATTGCTTAACGGTCTTCACATCCAAGGGTTACAATTGGCTTTTGGCGGTGGAACATCGTTAGCAAAAGCAGGACTTATCAAGCGCTTTTCTGAAGATGTTGATTTTAAAGCCACCATAACCCCTGCCGGGCACAAGTATTATCGTGAAACTCGCAAGAAAATAATTGCTGCTCTTGAAGATGGAGGATTGGTTCTGGTCGCCAAACCGATGGTACGCGATGGAAGCAGATTCTTTTCACTTGAACTGGATTATGGTGCAACATTTATGCGGAACCAACGATTGAGAACACATATCCGTGTTGAGGTGCGTTTTGTAGCGCCACAAATGCCTGTTGTGTTCAAGCCAGTGCAGTCGCTGTTAAGATTTACGGAAGGGCAGCCCGCCGAAATTGGCTCTATGCCATATATCGATCCGGTCGAAATCGCAGCGGACAAGTTAAGTGCGCTTTCGTGGAGATTGTTGGACGAAGAGGAACGCCAAGATAAAACCCTGATACGGCACGTTCATGATCTGGCAGCACTTGAAACGTTGATTGCATCGAACGTCAAGTTTCCAGACCTTGTTCGCCAATCCATTGCTGGCGATTACAATCGCAGTGATATTCCTCAAGAACAGCGGCTTCGTGGCGTTATGACAAATTTGCAAAATGCCGTATGGAAAGAAGCCTATCAATCGTTCGTGCAGGATATGTCTTTTGCTCGGGATGATGAAATCATTCCATATGAATCAGCGCTTGATGCGTGTGAGCGTTTGGTTTATCTGGTTGATCGCTAA
- a CDS encoding tetratricopeptide repeat protein: MKSKYLFFSVCLALGSILADTHLLYSMGTEHADKLSELRYKSGHGDAEAQYKLGVLYASGKGLTQDYSQAIKWWHLAADQGNAEAQYSLGVMYGTGNGVKQDDSESDNWLQLSAKQGYAPAQKLLNKLKEKQ, translated from the coding sequence ATGAAAAGTAAATATCTCTTTTTTTCAGTGTGCCTGGCTTTGGGAAGCATTCTGGCAGACACTCATCTGCTTTATAGTATGGGGACAGAACATGCCGATAAGCTGTCGGAATTACGGTATAAGTCCGGGCATGGTGACGCAGAGGCTCAATACAAACTCGGAGTGCTGTATGCTTCAGGAAAAGGTCTTACCCAGGACTATTCCCAGGCGATAAAGTGGTGGCATCTTGCTGCAGATCAGGGTAATGCAGAAGCCCAATACAGTCTGGGAGTAATGTATGGCACCGGCAATGGTGTGAAACAGGACGATTCCGAGTCGGATAACTGGTTGCAGTTATCCGCAAAGCAGGGGTATGCACCAGCACAAAAGTTGTTGAATAAATTGAAGGAGAAACAATAA
- a CDS encoding ATP-binding protein, which yields MKYLKRLITTEVENGLKNSPVTAVIGPRQCGKSTLTRHLLTYNRPFLYLDLEKPSDLRKLEEPEWFFISQKEKLICIDEVQRKPDLFPLIRSMVDDWGENGHFLVLGSASRDLLRQSSESLAGRITYKQLTPFLWEEVNDHVSYEHYLTVGGFPRSLLQKIPEVSYQWREDFIATFLERDLLQWSGFSPQTMRRLWLMLAHNNGQTVNLSTIGGSLGISHTTVRNYLDLLQETFMVHILPPFISNTGKRLIKTPKVYITDTGIISALLGLYDFNQLAGHPVFGSLWESTVITNLKGIFPRAELSFYRTSNGTEIDILFQLSGSLLAIECKASAAPTLSRGNYSAIEDIAPLHTFIVAPISQSYPLKQGFSVVTLTDLFKEIREYIKST from the coding sequence ATGAAATATCTGAAGCGCTTGATAACAACCGAGGTCGAGAACGGGCTGAAGAATTCCCCGGTCACCGCAGTTATCGGGCCAAGACAATGTGGAAAATCAACCCTGACACGCCATCTTCTGACCTACAATCGTCCATTTCTCTACCTCGATCTTGAAAAGCCCTCCGACCTGCGAAAACTCGAAGAGCCGGAATGGTTTTTTATCTCGCAAAAGGAAAAGCTGATCTGCATTGATGAAGTACAACGAAAACCCGATCTCTTTCCCCTTATCCGCAGCATGGTGGATGATTGGGGTGAAAATGGCCACTTTCTTGTTCTCGGTTCAGCCTCCCGTGATCTTCTAAGGCAGAGTTCGGAATCACTTGCCGGACGCATTACCTACAAGCAGTTGACCCCTTTTTTGTGGGAGGAGGTTAACGATCATGTCTCATACGAGCACTATCTCACCGTTGGCGGCTTCCCGCGAAGTCTGCTGCAAAAGATACCGGAAGTTTCATATCAGTGGCGGGAAGATTTTATTGCAACCTTCCTTGAGCGCGATCTACTGCAATGGAGCGGTTTTTCACCACAGACCATGCGACGATTGTGGCTGATGCTGGCCCATAACAACGGACAGACCGTGAACCTCTCGACAATCGGTGGTTCTCTCGGAATCAGCCACACCACCGTGCGAAACTACCTTGATTTGCTGCAGGAGACCTTTATGGTGCACATCCTGCCGCCGTTCATCTCCAATACCGGCAAGCGCCTGATCAAAACACCCAAAGTCTATATTACTGACACCGGCATTATTTCTGCGCTGCTTGGATTGTACGATTTCAATCAACTTGCAGGCCATCCGGTTTTCGGTTCATTATGGGAGAGCACGGTGATTACCAATCTCAAAGGGATATTTCCGCGTGCAGAACTCTCATTTTACAGAACCTCCAACGGAACAGAAATCGACATCCTGTTCCAGCTTTCAGGAAGCCTGCTTGCCATTGAGTGCAAGGCATCCGCAGCGCCAACACTTTCAAGAGGGAATTATTCTGCAATAGAGGACATTGCACCCTTACATACATTCATTGTCGCCCCGATTTCACAGAGCTACCCGCTCAAACAGGGATTCTCCGTTGTGACGCTCACTGATCTTTTCAAGGAAATACGGGAGTACATCAAAAGCACCTGA
- the nifB gene encoding nitrogenase cofactor biosynthesis protein NifB produces MTLKLANHPCFNDASRHKFGRIHLPVAPKCNIQCNYCNRKFDCMNENRPGVTSKILSSGQAMHYLDQAMILSPNIAVVGIAGPGDPFANPDETMETLRLVRAKYPEMLLCMATNGLDLAPYIDELAELQVSHVTITINAIDPVIGSEIYAWVRHNKKMYRDLDAAKLLIDKQLEALKKLKAAGITAKVNSIIIPGINDNHVIEVARKVAELGADILNCMPYYSTTETVFENIAEPSLDMVSEIQSATSEYLPQMKHCARCRADAVGIIGEINSEEIMQKLAEAAALPKNPDEIRPYIAVSSIEGVLINQHLGEADRFLIYGMDDTGTCVLVDSRTAPPPGGGQERWAALADTLKDCRALLVNGAGDSPTKVMKANGIEVMVLEGVIEEAIYGLFNGQDLKHLMKSSQIHACGSSCSGTGGGCG; encoded by the coding sequence ATGACACTGAAATTAGCAAACCACCCCTGTTTCAACGATGCGTCGCGCCACAAATTCGGGCGTATCCACCTCCCCGTTGCACCGAAATGCAATATCCAGTGCAACTACTGCAACAGGAAATTCGACTGTATGAACGAAAACCGTCCCGGCGTGACGAGCAAGATCCTCTCGTCAGGTCAGGCCATGCACTATCTTGATCAGGCAATGATCCTCTCACCGAACATTGCCGTTGTGGGCATTGCCGGTCCGGGAGATCCCTTCGCCAATCCGGATGAGACAATGGAAACCCTTCGGCTGGTTCGGGCAAAATATCCCGAAATGCTGCTCTGCATGGCAACCAACGGACTCGATCTGGCGCCATATATCGATGAGCTTGCTGAACTGCAGGTAAGCCATGTCACCATTACCATCAATGCCATTGACCCGGTTATCGGATCGGAAATCTACGCATGGGTACGGCACAACAAAAAAATGTACCGCGACCTTGATGCGGCAAAACTGCTGATCGACAAACAGCTTGAAGCCCTGAAAAAGCTCAAGGCGGCAGGAATCACCGCCAAAGTGAACTCCATTATTATTCCGGGTATTAACGATAACCATGTCATTGAGGTCGCACGGAAAGTGGCTGAACTGGGCGCCGATATCCTGAACTGTATGCCCTATTACAGCACGACTGAAACCGTATTTGAAAATATTGCCGAACCATCTCTGGATATGGTCAGCGAAATTCAGAGTGCGACAAGCGAATATCTGCCACAGATGAAACACTGCGCCCGCTGCCGCGCCGATGCAGTCGGCATTATCGGCGAAATCAACAGTGAAGAAATTATGCAGAAACTTGCAGAAGCTGCTGCACTGCCTAAAAATCCCGATGAGATACGCCCCTATATCGCCGTCAGCAGTATAGAGGGGGTACTGATCAACCAGCACCTTGGCGAAGCGGATCGCTTTCTCATCTATGGCATGGACGATACCGGAACATGCGTACTTGTCGATTCAAGAACCGCTCCTCCTCCCGGCGGCGGGCAGGAGCGGTGGGCAGCACTGGCCGATACCCTGAAAGACTGCCGGGCGCTGCTTGTCAACGGAGCAGGCGACTCGCCCACAAAAGTGATGAAGGCCAACGGGATTGAGGTCATGGTTCTTGAGGGGGTCATTGAGGAGGCAATCTACGGCCTCTTTAACGGTCAGGATCTGAAACACCTGATGAAAAGCAGCCAGATCCATGCCTGCGGATCAAGTTGCAGCGGCACCGGCGGAGGATGCGGATAA
- a CDS encoding nitrogenase component 1, which translates to MKHAKTATQNACKLCNPLGACLAFRGIENCVPFLHGSQGCATYIRRYLISHYKEPIDIASSNFHEETAVFGGSHNLKIGLKNVSDQYKPEVIGVATTCLSETIGDDVPGILREYKKEFKNGTPMPILIHASTPSYQGSHIDGFHAAVRATVKTLAEKGEEQSLINLFPNMVSPADLRYLKEIFADFKAPVMLLPDYSQTMDGGPWGEYHRIPPGGTPASAIVSAGSAAASIEFGSTLEASKSAAGYLEEAFDVPRYHLSLPIGIKESDKFFSLLETLTGKARPDKYDDERRRLIDAYADGHKYVFEKKVILYGEEDLVVAMTAFLTEIGMTPLLCASGGKSGLLKKRIRELIPTMDELGIKVREGVDFVDIEDEAKILKPDFLIGNSKGYTMSRKNNIPLLRLGFPIHDRFGGQRMHHLGYRGTQELFDRIVNTVIEERQNASSIGYTYM; encoded by the coding sequence ATGAAACACGCAAAAACAGCAACACAGAATGCCTGCAAACTCTGCAACCCGCTTGGAGCATGTCTTGCCTTCCGGGGCATAGAGAATTGCGTACCGTTCCTGCACGGTTCACAGGGGTGTGCCACCTATATACGGCGGTACCTGATCAGCCATTACAAAGAGCCGATCGATATTGCCTCATCGAACTTTCATGAAGAAACCGCCGTCTTCGGCGGCAGCCATAACCTGAAAATCGGACTGAAAAACGTCTCTGATCAGTACAAACCAGAGGTTATCGGGGTGGCAACCACCTGCCTGAGCGAAACCATCGGCGATGATGTGCCCGGAATTTTGCGGGAATATAAAAAGGAGTTCAAAAACGGCACACCAATGCCGATACTGATTCACGCCTCAACGCCGAGCTACCAGGGCAGTCACATTGACGGTTTTCATGCCGCAGTCAGGGCGACCGTCAAAACGCTGGCCGAGAAGGGCGAAGAGCAGAGCCTGATCAACCTCTTTCCGAACATGGTCTCGCCAGCCGACCTGCGCTATCTCAAGGAGATCTTCGCTGATTTCAAGGCTCCGGTGATGTTGCTGCCCGACTATTCCCAGACCATGGATGGCGGCCCCTGGGGCGAATATCATCGCATACCGCCTGGCGGCACTCCGGCAAGCGCTATTGTATCGGCAGGAAGCGCCGCAGCAAGCATTGAGTTCGGTTCAACCCTTGAAGCATCGAAATCGGCTGCCGGCTATCTTGAAGAGGCGTTTGATGTGCCAAGATATCATCTCTCCCTGCCCATCGGCATCAAGGAGAGCGACAAATTTTTCAGCCTGCTTGAAACACTGACCGGCAAGGCTCGGCCCGATAAATATGACGATGAACGACGCAGGCTGATTGACGCCTATGCCGACGGCCATAAATATGTTTTCGAGAAAAAGGTAATTCTCTACGGTGAAGAAGACCTTGTGGTTGCCATGACCGCATTTCTCACTGAGATCGGTATGACGCCCCTCCTCTGTGCTTCGGGAGGAAAAAGTGGTCTTCTAAAAAAAAGGATCAGGGAGCTGATCCCCACAATGGATGAACTCGGTATCAAGGTACGTGAAGGGGTTGACTTTGTCGATATCGAGGATGAAGCCAAAATACTGAAACCCGATTTTCTTATCGGTAACAGCAAGGGCTATACCATGTCAAGAAAAAACAACATCCCCTTGCTTCGGCTCGGTTTCCCCATTCACGACCGTTTCGGAGGACAAAGAATGCACCATCTTGGGTACAGGGGAACCCAGGAACTCTTTGACCGGATCGTCAACACCGTTATCGAAGAGCGGCAGAATGCTTCATCAATCGGTTACACTTATATGTAA
- the nifE gene encoding nitrogenase iron-molybdenum cofactor biosynthesis protein NifE — translation MEQISILEGRQKQIFEKKKGVPQADIACDTSSLSGSVSQRACVFCGSRVVLYPVADAIHLVHGPIGCAAYTWDIRGAVSSGPELHRLSFSTDLQEMDVIYGGEKKLYHSLIELIEQYKPKAAFIYSTCIVGLIGDDIDAVCKKVAKETGIPVLPVHSEGFKGTKKDGYKAACHALMKLIGTGSTEEISKYSINILGEFNLAGEAWIIRKYYEKMGIEVVATLTGDGRIDAVRRAHGATLNVVQCSGSMTWLAKEMEEKYGIPYIRVSYFGIEDMSKSLYDVAKYFPDRPDIMEAAKQVVSEEVKTLYPSLQKFKKALTGKKAAIYVGGAFKTFSLIKALRSIGMSVVLAGSQTGDKNDYARLKEMCDEGTVIVDDSNPVELSKFILEKEADLLIGGVKERPIAFKLGIGFCDHNHERKIPLAGFEGMYNFALEVYQSVMSPVWQFAPRKGGTL, via the coding sequence ATGGAACAGATCTCGATTCTCGAAGGACGGCAGAAGCAGATTTTTGAAAAGAAAAAGGGAGTGCCGCAGGCCGATATCGCATGTGACACCTCAAGCCTTTCAGGTTCTGTGAGCCAGCGTGCCTGCGTTTTCTGCGGATCACGCGTGGTACTCTATCCCGTAGCTGATGCCATTCATCTTGTTCATGGACCGATCGGGTGTGCCGCTTATACCTGGGACATCCGGGGAGCGGTCTCTTCGGGACCTGAATTGCACCGGTTAAGCTTTTCCACCGACCTGCAGGAGATGGATGTAATTTACGGTGGCGAAAAAAAGCTCTACCACTCGTTGATTGAACTGATTGAGCAATACAAACCCAAGGCCGCTTTTATCTATTCGACCTGCATTGTCGGCCTTATCGGCGACGATATTGATGCCGTCTGCAAAAAAGTTGCGAAAGAGACTGGAATTCCGGTATTGCCGGTTCATTCCGAAGGGTTCAAGGGCACCAAAAAGGATGGCTACAAGGCTGCCTGCCATGCCCTGATGAAGCTGATCGGTACGGGATCGACCGAGGAGATCAGCAAGTACAGCATTAACATTCTCGGCGAATTCAACCTTGCCGGAGAGGCGTGGATTATCAGAAAGTACTATGAAAAAATGGGCATCGAGGTTGTCGCAACCCTGACCGGTGACGGACGTATTGATGCAGTACGGCGGGCACACGGAGCAACCCTCAACGTTGTGCAGTGCTCGGGATCAATGACCTGGCTTGCCAAGGAGATGGAAGAGAAATACGGCATTCCCTATATCCGGGTCTCCTATTTCGGTATTGAAGATATGTCGAAATCGCTCTACGATGTTGCAAAATATTTTCCCGACCGCCCGGACATCATGGAGGCGGCAAAACAGGTTGTCAGTGAGGAGGTAAAAACACTCTACCCTTCACTGCAGAAGTTCAAAAAGGCGCTGACGGGCAAAAAAGCGGCCATCTATGTCGGTGGCGCATTTAAAACATTCTCGCTCATCAAGGCCTTGCGTTCAATCGGCATGTCGGTCGTTCTTGCCGGTTCACAGACTGGAGACAAGAACGATTATGCACGACTGAAAGAGATGTGCGACGAAGGAACGGTGATTGTGGACGACTCCAATCCCGTCGAGCTTTCGAAATTTATTCTTGAAAAAGAGGCCGATCTGCTTATCGGCGGGGTCAAGGAGCGCCCGATAGCTTTCAAACTCGGCATCGGCTTCTGCGATCATAACCACGAGAGGAAGATCCCTCTGGCCGGATTTGAGGGCATGTATAATTTTGCACTGGAGGTCTATCAATCGGTCATGAGCCCGGTATGGCAGTTTGCTCCACGAAAAGGAGGTACCCTATGA
- a CDS encoding tetrathionate reductase family octaheme c-type cytochrome, translated as MKKLILLRLVPVLVSLFLFSLLFAKPFHQPVDPLIRSTADHSKFQELKKEFKSGPEVTEACLKCYTEAAKQIHRTKHWTWEVPMTDGKMLGKQHVVNNFCISVGGNEPRCTSCHIGYNWKDKQFDFTSEKNVDCIVCHDGTGTYKKLPAGAGHPAYTSTTFENKLYPKVDLSHIAQHVQNPDRHNCGVCHFEGGGADAVKHGDLDNSLIKPDKSVDVHMATGKGELDMTCIDCHKTKGHQVPGSRYEPTARDMHGFDYPLPDDYPTTCISCHGLKPHKKLKKLNDHIDKVACQTCHIPTIAKKRATKMWWDWSQAGKFDKEGKEITRVDASGIPLYISKKGEFKWSKNIEPEYRWFNGKMNYVTFLTKINDSTVVAINHPDGHPGDTLSRIWPFKVHRGKQPYDPVLKQFVKPLLYGEKGSGAYWSDFNWGTAIQKGMEYANLKYSGTYGFVETEMSWPISHMVSPKEDAMSCAECHSRNGRLEKLGGFYLPGRDASPFVEIAGFVTIAGSLIGVLIHAFMRYFSHKKTKSEGAS; from the coding sequence ATGAAAAAACTGATCCTCCTCCGGCTGGTACCGGTTCTTGTTTCTCTTTTTCTTTTCTCTTTACTCTTTGCCAAACCTTTCCACCAGCCAGTTGATCCCCTGATCAGGTCAACTGCTGATCATTCAAAATTCCAGGAGCTGAAAAAGGAGTTCAAAAGCGGGCCCGAGGTAACGGAAGCCTGCCTGAAATGCTATACCGAAGCCGCCAAACAGATTCATCGAACCAAACACTGGACATGGGAAGTTCCCATGACAGATGGAAAAATGCTCGGAAAGCAGCACGTCGTCAACAATTTCTGTATTTCTGTTGGGGGTAACGAACCGAGATGTACATCATGCCACATCGGCTACAACTGGAAAGACAAGCAGTTCGATTTCACCAGCGAAAAAAACGTTGACTGTATTGTCTGCCACGACGGAACAGGCACCTACAAAAAGCTCCCTGCCGGAGCGGGACATCCGGCCTATACCAGCACCACTTTTGAAAACAAGCTCTATCCTAAAGTCGATCTCTCTCACATTGCCCAGCATGTGCAGAATCCCGACCGTCACAATTGCGGCGTCTGCCATTTCGAAGGCGGCGGAGCCGATGCGGTAAAGCATGGCGACCTCGATAACTCACTGATCAAACCCGACAAAAGCGTCGATGTGCATATGGCAACCGGAAAGGGTGAGCTCGACATGACCTGCATCGACTGCCACAAAACCAAAGGGCACCAGGTGCCGGGCAGCCGTTACGAACCTACGGCACGCGATATGCATGGTTTCGACTATCCCCTTCCCGATGACTACCCGACAACATGCATCTCCTGTCACGGTTTGAAACCGCATAAAAAGCTGAAAAAACTCAATGATCATATCGACAAGGTCGCCTGTCAAACCTGCCATATACCAACTATCGCAAAAAAAAGAGCGACAAAAATGTGGTGGGACTGGTCTCAAGCAGGCAAATTTGATAAAGAGGGAAAAGAGATTACCCGCGTGGACGCTTCCGGCATACCTCTCTATATCAGCAAAAAAGGGGAATTCAAGTGGTCGAAAAATATTGAACCCGAATACCGTTGGTTCAATGGCAAAATGAATTACGTAACATTCCTGACAAAAATCAACGATTCGACCGTTGTCGCCATCAATCATCCTGATGGCCATCCGGGCGACACCCTTTCGAGAATCTGGCCATTCAAGGTTCACCGGGGAAAACAGCCCTACGATCCAGTGCTGAAACAATTTGTAAAACCACTGCTTTACGGAGAGAAAGGGTCGGGAGCCTACTGGTCTGACTTCAACTGGGGTACGGCAATACAGAAAGGTATGGAGTATGCAAACCTCAAGTACAGCGGAACGTATGGCTTTGTTGAAACGGAGATGTCCTGGCCCATTTCGCACATGGTATCTCCCAAAGAGGATGCAATGAGTTGCGCTGAATGCCATTCCCGGAACGGAAGGCTTGAAAAACTGGGTGGCTTCTACCTGCCAGGAAGAGATGCCAGCCCGTTTGTTGAAATTGCAGGCTTTGTTACCATTGCTGGCTCCCTTATCGGAGTGTTGATTCACGCCTTCATGAGATATTTTTCCCATAAAAAAACCAAGTCGGAAGGTGCATCATGA